The following proteins are encoded in a genomic region of Sorangiineae bacterium MSr12523:
- a CDS encoding methyltransferase domain-containing protein yields MASDTRLLSERFPRASAYHPDWVMAGISGGANSLWLTEWLSGALRLRPGMRVLDLGCGRGASSIFLHREFGVQVWATDLWFRASERLARIRDAGVEDGVFPIHADARSLPFATEFFDAIVSIDSFLYYGTDDLYLSYLARFLKPGGPVGIASVGLVREIDGVVPEHLRSWWEPSMACLHSASWWQRHWGRTGIVDIETADTMPDGWQVWLDWQKTACPANRTEIEALEADRGDHLGYVRVVGRRKADAKLEDPITSVPSEYTKQPLLRR; encoded by the coding sequence ATGGCTTCGGACACGCGGTTGCTCTCGGAGCGGTTTCCTCGCGCGTCGGCGTATCATCCGGATTGGGTCATGGCCGGCATCAGCGGCGGCGCCAACTCGCTTTGGCTGACGGAGTGGCTATCCGGAGCACTTCGCCTCCGGCCCGGTATGCGGGTGCTGGATCTCGGCTGCGGAAGGGGCGCTTCGTCCATCTTTCTGCACCGCGAATTTGGGGTGCAGGTCTGGGCGACGGATTTGTGGTTCAGGGCGTCGGAGAGGCTCGCGCGCATCCGCGACGCCGGTGTCGAAGACGGTGTGTTTCCGATTCACGCGGATGCTCGCTCCTTGCCCTTCGCCACCGAGTTTTTCGACGCCATCGTGAGCATCGATTCCTTTCTCTATTACGGCACCGACGATCTCTATCTGAGCTACCTCGCCCGATTCCTGAAACCTGGCGGTCCGGTGGGGATTGCCAGCGTTGGGCTGGTGCGCGAAATCGATGGCGTGGTGCCAGAACACCTCCGGAGCTGGTGGGAGCCCAGCATGGCGTGCCTTCATTCGGCCTCGTGGTGGCAACGGCACTGGGGCCGGACGGGAATTGTGGATATCGAAACGGCCGACACGATGCCGGATGGATGGCAAGTTTGGCTCGACTGGCAGAAAACCGCGTGCCCGGCGAATCGCACGGAAATCGAAGCACTGGAAGCCGATCGTGGTGACCATCTTGGTTATGTTCGCGTCGTAGGCCGTCGCAAAGCCGACGCGAAGTTGGAGGACCCGATCACATCGGTGCCCTCCGAGTACACGAAGCAGCCGTTGCTACGCAGGTAG
- a CDS encoding efflux RND transporter periplasmic adaptor subunit: MDIPRVRRANHRAWLLPLLGFAVVLLVTVFVGRLKAAAPTLERSTLWVGVVKRGPMLRQVKGNGRLVPEQTQWITTETAGRIEQIAGRAGMVVQPETPLMELTNADLVLQALQAEREVASAEADLLQMTSRLRTQQLKERGSLATLVAELIDAEHRARAYTNGAGEVFTELDVHRMQAHATELTSRVALAREQVDVVAQSLRDEIAAQRSQISRRREVAAFRKRQVDSMHVRAGGSGVLQEIPVELGQWVVPGTVLAKVVQPERLKAEIRVSEVQAKDLILGQHAEVDTRNGTITGHVARIATAASQGTVSVEIALEGDLPKGARPDLTVEGYIELERLSDVVFVERPAGVQTDGPSTLFRVTSGQAERIRVVLGRSSVNQIEVREGLREGDEVVLSDMTRWDNVDRVNIR, from the coding sequence ATGGACATTCCTCGCGTCCGCCGCGCAAACCACCGCGCGTGGCTGCTTCCCCTTCTGGGCTTCGCCGTCGTGCTGCTCGTCACGGTCTTCGTGGGCCGACTCAAGGCGGCGGCGCCGACGCTCGAGCGCTCCACCCTCTGGGTCGGCGTCGTGAAGCGCGGGCCCATGTTGCGGCAGGTGAAGGGCAATGGTCGCCTCGTGCCCGAGCAGACGCAATGGATCACCACCGAGACGGCTGGACGCATCGAGCAGATCGCCGGACGGGCGGGCATGGTCGTCCAGCCCGAGACGCCGCTGATGGAGCTCACCAACGCCGATCTGGTGCTGCAAGCGCTGCAGGCGGAACGCGAGGTGGCGAGCGCCGAGGCCGACCTTCTCCAGATGACGAGCCGACTGCGCACGCAGCAGCTCAAGGAGCGCGGATCGTTGGCGACGCTGGTCGCCGAGTTGATCGATGCCGAGCACCGCGCCCGCGCGTACACGAACGGTGCCGGCGAGGTCTTCACGGAACTGGACGTCCATCGGATGCAAGCCCACGCCACGGAGCTCACCTCGCGCGTCGCGCTCGCGAGGGAACAAGTCGACGTCGTCGCCCAGAGCCTCCGCGACGAAATCGCCGCGCAACGCAGCCAAATAAGCCGCCGCCGCGAAGTCGCCGCGTTTCGAAAGCGCCAGGTGGACTCCATGCATGTACGCGCCGGCGGTAGCGGCGTATTGCAAGAGATCCCCGTCGAACTCGGGCAATGGGTGGTGCCCGGCACCGTGCTCGCCAAGGTGGTCCAGCCGGAGCGGCTGAAAGCCGAGATCCGCGTGTCGGAGGTGCAGGCGAAAGATCTGATCCTCGGGCAGCATGCCGAGGTGGACACGCGCAACGGCACGATAACCGGTCACGTTGCGCGCATCGCCACGGCGGCGAGCCAAGGGACCGTGTCGGTGGAGATCGCGCTCGAAGGGGATCTGCCGAAGGGGGCCCGGCCCGATCTCACCGTGGAGGGGTACATCGAATTGGAACGACTGAGCGACGTCGTGTTCGTGGAGCGCCCGGCCGGCGTTCAGACGGACGGGCCTTCCACGCTTTTCCGGGTGACGTCGGGGCAAGCCGAGCGCATTCGCGTCGTTCTCGGAAGGAGCTCCGTGAATCAGATCGAAGTGCGCGAGGGGCTGCGCGAAGGTGACGAGGTGGTGCTGAGCGACATGACACGATGGGACAACGTGGACCGGGTGAACATCCGATGA
- a CDS encoding ABC transporter permease: protein MGQRGPGEHPMMHDLRFAFRQLVKAPGFTLAVLLTLAGGIGACVAIFSVVNGVLLRPLPYPESDRLVVIRESNPPAFPDFRPASAHYFEWKEAATQFEQLVAVRGGPRSLTGSSEPIRVRCLSVTPNYFAALHTPPERGRDFTAEDALRGNESVVVLSHGLWLRGFGARPDILEQSIQLDGHPFRVIGVMPQEFQSGDRSDVFTPLVWNEGAARDHRSRFFDVFGRLRSSASLESAQSEVARINEQVAAQNPDSRGWSVKVIPMLESRVKNVRPVLISVLGAGAFLLLIACTNVANLLLARATTRTKEIATRTALGASRGRIVRQLLVEAIVLAGLGGLLGLLVAHWGLGVLMSLAPEDFPRKSEVAFDGHTVIFALALSLLTGIVFGLVPAIQTARVDVNELLKDGGRGASATRRSQRWRGAVVVVQVAVTLVLLVGAGLLMRTFAALEKVDPGFQSEGALAVRISMPKERFATHEQRAVFTEQITQRLAALPGVTAVGASQFVPFMEGGDFTYFRTAALSATSAAELPAASTFHVTPDYFKAMRIPLIHGRPFESFDTAKAAHVAIVNETMARTYFGGDAIGKRISGGGDDWSEIVGVVGDVKQELDGEVGMQLYFPFAQISSGYAAFVLRHDDAVVQPDAVRSAIYEIDKNQAVDSLKPLPEWVAESISGQRFAMLLFGIFSGAALFLSVMGVYSVTGYAVTQREREFSIRSALGAMPRDIVRLVVLQSGKLIAVGIAAGLVGAFALARLLEPFLFGIGRYDPLTYGGIALLLLLVGGIAALVPARRATRIDLMSVLRAE from the coding sequence ATGGGACAACGTGGACCGGGTGAACATCCGATGATGCACGATCTGCGCTTTGCATTTCGACAGTTGGTCAAGGCGCCAGGCTTCACCCTGGCCGTCCTGCTCACGCTCGCGGGCGGCATCGGCGCGTGCGTCGCGATCTTCTCCGTGGTGAACGGCGTGCTTCTGCGCCCGCTGCCCTATCCCGAGTCCGATCGCCTCGTGGTGATTCGGGAATCGAACCCGCCGGCCTTTCCGGACTTCCGGCCCGCGAGCGCGCACTACTTCGAATGGAAAGAGGCGGCGACGCAATTCGAGCAACTGGTGGCGGTTCGCGGCGGCCCACGAAGCCTGACCGGCAGCTCCGAGCCGATTCGCGTCCGTTGCCTGAGCGTGACGCCGAACTACTTCGCCGCCCTGCACACACCGCCCGAACGAGGGCGGGACTTTACCGCCGAGGACGCGCTTCGCGGAAATGAGAGCGTGGTCGTCCTCAGCCACGGTCTCTGGCTTCGCGGGTTCGGCGCGCGCCCAGACATCCTCGAGCAGTCGATCCAGCTCGACGGCCACCCTTTTCGCGTCATCGGCGTCATGCCCCAGGAGTTCCAGTCCGGCGACCGCAGCGACGTGTTCACGCCGCTGGTCTGGAACGAAGGTGCGGCACGGGATCATCGATCGCGCTTCTTCGACGTTTTCGGCCGCCTCCGATCGTCCGCCTCGCTCGAGAGCGCCCAGAGCGAGGTGGCGCGCATCAACGAGCAGGTCGCCGCGCAAAATCCCGACAGCCGCGGCTGGAGCGTGAAGGTCATTCCCATGCTGGAGTCGCGCGTGAAGAACGTGCGGCCCGTTCTGATCTCCGTGCTCGGCGCGGGCGCGTTTCTGCTCCTCATCGCGTGCACCAACGTGGCGAACCTCCTGCTCGCACGAGCGACCACGCGCACCAAGGAGATTGCCACGCGCACGGCGCTTGGCGCGAGCCGGGGACGAATCGTTCGCCAGCTTCTCGTGGAAGCCATCGTGCTCGCGGGGCTTGGGGGCCTGCTCGGTCTCTTGGTGGCGCATTGGGGCCTCGGCGTCCTCATGTCGCTCGCGCCCGAGGATTTCCCGCGCAAGAGCGAGGTGGCCTTCGACGGTCACACCGTGATCTTCGCCCTCGCGCTCAGCCTGCTCACGGGCATCGTCTTCGGGCTCGTGCCCGCGATCCAGACCGCGCGCGTGGACGTGAACGAGCTCCTGAAGGACGGCGGACGGGGCGCGAGCGCCACGCGGCGCTCGCAACGATGGCGTGGCGCGGTGGTCGTCGTTCAGGTGGCGGTCACCCTCGTGCTCCTGGTTGGCGCGGGGCTTCTCATGCGCACCTTTGCCGCATTGGAAAAAGTGGACCCGGGGTTTCAGTCGGAAGGAGCGCTGGCCGTTCGCATCTCCATGCCCAAGGAGCGTTTCGCCACGCACGAGCAACGCGCGGTGTTCACCGAGCAGATCACGCAGCGCCTCGCCGCCCTGCCCGGCGTCACCGCGGTGGGCGCCTCGCAGTTCGTCCCTTTCATGGAAGGAGGCGATTTCACGTACTTCCGGACCGCGGCGCTGTCCGCGACCAGCGCCGCCGAGCTGCCCGCAGCGAGCACCTTTCATGTCACCCCTGACTATTTCAAGGCGATGCGCATCCCCTTGATCCACGGCCGCCCGTTCGAGAGCTTCGACACCGCGAAGGCCGCCCACGTGGCCATCGTCAACGAGACGATGGCCAGGACCTACTTCGGCGGCGATGCCATCGGCAAGCGGATCTCGGGGGGCGGTGACGATTGGAGCGAGATCGTCGGCGTGGTCGGGGACGTCAAGCAGGAGCTCGATGGCGAGGTGGGCATGCAGCTCTACTTTCCCTTCGCCCAGATCTCCTCGGGTTACGCCGCCTTCGTGCTGCGGCACGACGATGCCGTGGTCCAACCCGACGCCGTGCGAAGCGCGATCTACGAGATCGACAAGAACCAGGCCGTCGACAGCTTGAAGCCCCTTCCGGAGTGGGTCGCGGAATCCATCTCCGGCCAGCGCTTCGCGATGCTGCTGTTCGGCATCTTCTCCGGCGCGGCGCTGTTTCTCTCCGTCATGGGCGTCTACAGCGTGACGGGGTACGCGGTCACGCAGCGCGAGAGGGAGTTCTCGATCCGCTCCGCGCTGGGCGCCATGCCCCGCGACATCGTGCGCCTGGTCGTGCTCCAGAGCGGCAAGCTCATCGCAGTGGGCATCGCGGCGGGCCTCGTCGGCGCCTTCGCGCTCGCACGGCTGCTGGAGCCATTCCTCTTCGGCATTGGCCGCTACGATCCGCTGACCTACGGCGGGATCGCGCTGCTGCTGCTCCTCGTCGGTGGCATCGCCGCGCTCGTGCCCGCGAGGCGCGCGACCCGCATCGACCTGATGTCCGTCCTGCGCGCGGAGTAG
- a CDS encoding sigma-54 dependent transcriptional regulator, producing MKILLADDEPDVLAALRLLVKAEGFEVVTASSPEAIVACVEATAVDVALIDLNYTRDTTSGQEGLDVLARLRAIDPTLPVVVMTAYGRIEGAVEAMRRGARDYVQKPWDNTRLVATLRAQAELARALRDAQRLERENRAFRRGELPAMIAESRAMQPVMRLIDRIGPSDANVLVTGEHGTGKDVVARWLHGASKRSKAPFVPVNAGGLADGVFESELFGHVKGAFTDAKADRVGAFELADQGTLFLDEIANMPPSQQAKLLRVLQTGEFQPVGSSKVRKVEMRVVSATNARITDEVTAGRFREDLLYRLNTVEIQLPPLRDRREDIPLLAAHFLREHASRYGLSVSRFDAACIELLRQHTWPGNVRELRHAVERAVLMAEGDTVLPEDFALKAKAEGERKLEDMTLEDAEKVLAERALARANGNVAEAARALGLSRSAFYRRLSYFGLRGGG from the coding sequence ATGAAGATTCTGCTCGCTGACGATGAGCCTGACGTCCTCGCCGCCCTGCGGCTGCTCGTCAAGGCGGAGGGCTTCGAGGTCGTCACCGCCTCGTCGCCCGAAGCCATCGTCGCGTGCGTCGAGGCGACCGCCGTGGATGTCGCGCTGATCGATCTGAATTACACGCGCGACACGACCTCCGGGCAGGAGGGGCTCGACGTGCTCGCGCGGTTGCGGGCGATCGACCCGACCTTGCCCGTCGTCGTGATGACGGCGTATGGCCGAATCGAAGGCGCGGTCGAGGCCATGCGACGCGGCGCACGCGACTACGTGCAGAAGCCCTGGGACAACACGCGCCTCGTGGCCACCTTGCGCGCGCAAGCCGAGCTTGCGCGGGCCCTGCGCGATGCGCAGAGGCTCGAGCGCGAAAACCGCGCCTTCCGACGCGGCGAGCTGCCGGCGATGATCGCCGAGTCGCGGGCGATGCAGCCGGTGATGCGCCTCATCGATCGCATCGGCCCCTCCGACGCGAACGTCCTCGTTACCGGAGAACACGGGACAGGGAAAGACGTCGTCGCGCGATGGCTGCACGGCGCCTCGAAGCGCAGCAAGGCCCCCTTCGTGCCGGTCAACGCCGGAGGGCTGGCCGACGGCGTCTTCGAGAGCGAATTGTTCGGCCACGTGAAGGGCGCCTTCACCGACGCCAAAGCCGACCGCGTCGGCGCGTTCGAGCTCGCCGATCAGGGCACGCTGTTCCTCGACGAGATCGCGAACATGCCGCCCAGCCAGCAAGCGAAGCTCCTGCGCGTGCTGCAGACGGGGGAGTTTCAGCCGGTGGGCTCCTCCAAAGTGCGCAAGGTGGAGATGCGCGTCGTCTCGGCCACCAACGCGCGCATCACCGACGAAGTGACCGCGGGTCGCTTCCGCGAGGATCTGCTCTATCGGTTGAACACCGTCGAAATCCAGCTTCCGCCGCTGCGCGATCGCCGTGAGGACATCCCGCTTCTCGCAGCGCACTTTCTCCGTGAGCACGCCAGCCGCTACGGGCTTTCGGTATCGCGATTCGATGCCGCGTGCATCGAGCTGCTTCGTCAACACACCTGGCCGGGGAACGTCCGCGAGCTCCGCCACGCCGTGGAGCGCGCGGTGTTGATGGCCGAAGGCGACACCGTCCTGCCCGAGGATTTCGCGCTCAAGGCCAAGGCCGAGGGCGAGCGCAAATTGGAGGATATGACGCTGGAAGACGCCGAAAAGGTGCTGGCGGAGCGTGCACTCGCACGCGCCAACGGGAACGTGGCCGAGGCCGCGCGCGCGCTCGGCCTCAGTCGCAGCGCATTTTATCGCCGTCTCTCCTATTTCGGGCTTCGTGGCGGCGGCTGA
- a CDS encoding SDR family oxidoreductase: MAKIALVTGSTVNIGKAIAQRLARDGYRVVVTSRHEEEVKQVSASLPTPGGYYALDFADPRQIESLFAYIADKFGGIDVLVNNVAYTKNESIFDCDEETWERTIHTNLRSYYLCMRHAARMMRDAGKGGSIVNVTISVTRGVPNKFSYTTSKGGVNFMTMSAALDLAPYGIRVNAIGSGMVGTPVGHRTSDRPRENAAIPLGHIGAPEDVAHAVAFLVSEEASFITGALLPVDGGGFVGHSFGSAGHHVAFRPPRSPS, encoded by the coding sequence ATGGCGAAAATTGCTCTGGTCACGGGTTCCACCGTCAATATTGGCAAGGCCATCGCGCAAAGGCTCGCGCGGGATGGATATCGTGTGGTCGTCACCTCGCGCCACGAGGAGGAGGTCAAGCAGGTGAGCGCGAGCTTGCCCACACCGGGCGGGTACTATGCCCTCGACTTCGCCGACCCTCGCCAGATCGAGTCCTTGTTTGCCTATATCGCCGACAAGTTCGGCGGTATCGACGTGCTGGTCAACAACGTGGCGTACACCAAGAACGAATCCATCTTCGATTGCGACGAAGAAACGTGGGAGCGGACCATCCACACCAATCTGCGCAGCTATTACCTGTGCATGCGCCATGCGGCGCGCATGATGCGCGATGCCGGAAAGGGAGGCAGCATCGTCAACGTCACGATATCCGTCACCCGCGGCGTGCCCAACAAGTTCAGCTATACGACCAGCAAGGGTGGGGTGAATTTCATGACCATGTCGGCGGCGCTCGACCTTGCGCCTTATGGCATTCGCGTCAATGCCATTGGTTCCGGCATGGTGGGCACGCCGGTGGGGCATCGCACGTCCGATCGCCCTCGTGAGAACGCAGCCATTCCCCTCGGCCACATCGGCGCTCCGGAAGACGTTGCGCATGCCGTGGCGTTTCTCGTTTCCGAGGAAGCATCCTTCATCACAGGCGCGCTCTTGCCGGTGGATGGTGGCGGATTCGTCGGGCACTCGTTCGGAAGCGCTGGGCATCACGTTGCGTTCAGACCGCCACGTTCGCCGAGTTGA
- a CDS encoding ATP-binding protein, producing the protein MAAADVPQVRPRSRRLAHDAQVSLTAFLGALPGAAVALAFLAWSPASVDLRMALALLIVVAWVGAALAVRARVMRPLRTMTNLVEAIRVGDFSLRGTGARAGNPLGELMLEINALGDNLRERRLAALEADALVRIVLEQVDVAIFAFDGASQLRLVNRAGATLLDATPEALLTRSATELGIAHWLRAPNASRIERAGGTWQIRKSVFRRGGIPHELLVLTDVKRVVREEERQAFERLVRVLSHEINNSLAPIQSIAHSQRALLTRTPRPIDWEDDIASGLEVIARRAEGLGRFLTAYARMAQLPPPRHDQVDVTALVQRVAELETRLPIRVTRGPNVQLVGDADQLEQLLINLIRNAVDAAAETQGGVAIRWELEETYVLLEITDDGRGLASDANLFVPFFTTKRGGTGIGLALSRQIAEAHGGELTLTNRTDATGCVARLQLPRRA; encoded by the coding sequence GTGGCGGCGGCTGACGTTCCCCAGGTGCGGCCCCGGTCGCGCAGGCTCGCGCACGACGCGCAGGTCTCGCTCACGGCATTCCTGGGCGCGCTTCCCGGTGCAGCCGTCGCACTCGCTTTTCTGGCGTGGAGCCCCGCGTCCGTGGACCTGCGCATGGCCTTGGCGCTCCTCATCGTGGTGGCGTGGGTGGGCGCAGCGCTCGCCGTGCGCGCGCGGGTGATGCGGCCTCTCCGGACGATGACGAACCTGGTGGAGGCCATTCGAGTCGGCGACTTTTCGCTGCGCGGCACCGGTGCGCGCGCCGGCAACCCGCTGGGCGAACTCATGCTCGAGATCAATGCGCTCGGCGACAACCTCCGCGAGCGGCGCCTTGCCGCACTCGAGGCCGATGCGCTGGTACGCATCGTCCTCGAGCAGGTGGACGTGGCCATCTTCGCCTTCGACGGAGCAAGCCAACTGCGCCTCGTCAACCGCGCGGGCGCCACCTTGCTCGACGCCACCCCCGAGGCGTTGCTCACGCGCTCCGCAACGGAGCTCGGCATCGCGCACTGGCTACGCGCACCCAACGCCTCACGCATCGAGCGCGCGGGCGGTACCTGGCAAATCCGAAAGAGCGTCTTTCGGCGCGGCGGCATTCCACACGAGCTCCTGGTCCTCACCGACGTGAAACGGGTCGTCCGTGAGGAGGAACGCCAGGCCTTCGAGCGGCTCGTGCGCGTGTTGAGCCACGAGATCAACAATTCGCTCGCGCCGATTCAGTCGATTGCGCACAGCCAGCGCGCGCTCCTCACGCGGACGCCGCGTCCGATCGACTGGGAAGACGACATCGCGAGCGGTCTCGAGGTGATCGCGCGCCGGGCGGAAGGCCTGGGTCGATTCCTCACGGCGTACGCGCGGATGGCGCAACTTCCCCCTCCGCGGCACGATCAGGTCGACGTCACCGCACTCGTGCAGCGCGTGGCGGAACTGGAGACCCGTTTGCCCATCCGTGTCACGCGAGGACCGAACGTGCAGCTCGTAGGAGATGCCGATCAGCTCGAGCAGCTTCTCATCAATCTGATTCGCAATGCGGTGGACGCCGCCGCAGAGACGCAAGGCGGCGTGGCCATCCGATGGGAACTCGAAGAGACCTACGTGTTGCTCGAGATCACCGACGACGGCCGCGGCTTGGCCAGCGACGCAAACCTCTTCGTGCCGTTTTTTACGACCAAGCGCGGGGGCACGGGCATCGGTCTTGCGCTGTCGCGGCAGATCGCCGAGGCGCATGGCGGGGAGCTCACCCTGACGAATCGCACGGACGCCACCGGATGCGTCGCGCGGCTGCAGCTGCCGCGTCGCGCTTAG
- a CDS encoding SRPBCC family protein — protein MSSQEIAAKAEMLIRSPVAKVFEAFVDPAITSKIWFSHGSAKLEVGKTVQWDWRWYDFSVQAKVKVLEPNERLVVEWSAYGSPTDIEWVFTARPDNTTFVSVTNSGFRGTPAEIAKLVVDSTEGFAFLLAGAKALLEHGVQLNLVPDRFPDGLPKSKRS, from the coding sequence ATGAGTTCTCAAGAGATCGCTGCCAAAGCCGAAATGCTGATTCGAAGTCCCGTGGCCAAGGTGTTCGAGGCGTTCGTCGACCCGGCCATCACCAGCAAAATCTGGTTCAGCCACGGCAGCGCCAAGCTCGAGGTGGGCAAGACGGTGCAGTGGGACTGGCGATGGTACGACTTTTCGGTCCAAGCCAAGGTCAAGGTGCTCGAGCCCAACGAGCGCCTCGTCGTCGAATGGTCTGCTTATGGCTCACCCACCGACATCGAGTGGGTATTTACGGCACGTCCGGACAATACGACCTTCGTCAGCGTCACCAATTCCGGATTCCGCGGCACCCCGGCCGAGATAGCCAAGTTGGTCGTGGACTCCACGGAGGGCTTTGCCTTTCTGCTGGCGGGCGCAAAAGCACTTCTGGAGCACGGTGTGCAGCTGAATCTCGTGCCCGATCGCTTCCCGGATGGCTTGCCCAAGAGCAAACGGAGCTGA
- a CDS encoding VOC family protein, with the protein MTTAIEKEKARPVDMKLEVIVIPVSDVDRAKAFYERLGWRLDADFGDGDDFRVIQFTPPGSGASVIFGKNVTAAAPGTAQGLYLIVADIEAARAELLARGVDVSEPFHHAGDGYGGMDEPYLFGRRRVRGADPEHRSYRSYASFRDPDGNGWLLQEVTSRLAGRVDANTTAFASASDLAGAFRRAAAAHGEYEKQLGHHDDNWPDWYADYMVREQAGKPAP; encoded by the coding sequence ATGACGACTGCCATCGAGAAAGAGAAAGCGCGGCCCGTGGACATGAAACTCGAGGTCATCGTGATCCCCGTGTCGGACGTGGATCGCGCAAAGGCGTTCTACGAAAGACTCGGCTGGAGACTCGATGCGGACTTCGGGGACGGCGATGACTTCCGCGTGATCCAGTTCACACCGCCGGGTTCCGGGGCCTCGGTCATCTTCGGAAAGAACGTCACCGCGGCGGCACCCGGCACCGCCCAAGGATTGTACCTCATCGTCGCCGACATCGAGGCCGCCCGCGCCGAGCTGCTCGCACGCGGCGTGGACGTGAGCGAGCCGTTCCACCACGCCGGCGATGGATACGGCGGCATGGACGAGCCCTACTTGTTCGGGCGGCGCCGCGTTCGCGGTGCGGATCCCGAGCATCGCAGTTACCGCTCGTATGCCTCATTCCGCGATCCCGACGGCAACGGCTGGCTGCTTCAGGAGGTTACTTCGCGATTGGCGGGACGCGTGGACGCCAACACGACGGCGTTCGCATCGGCGTCCGATCTCGCGGGTGCATTCCGGCGCGCGGCGGCCGCACACGGTGAGTACGAGAAACAACTCGGCCACCACGATGACAATTGGCCGGACTGGTATGCCGATTACATGGTTCGGGAACAAGCCGGCAAACCGGCCCCGTGA
- a CDS encoding SDR family oxidoreductase: MSWPLTLRRTACHHASMAEFDGVVALVSGGMSGIGRATVDLLLARGASVALCGIDPRETDRVAAELAGRSALARTADVTHESEVAGLVAATVERFGRLDVVVMAAGVQSYGTAADTDGADWDRTFAVNVKGAFLVVKHALPHLRTSGRGAIVAVSSVQAFVCQNAVAAYSATKGALNAFIRTVALDEARHGVRANAVCPGSVDTPMLRASARRFADGSPQGEQRMIDQWGSAHPLGRVGRPSEIAEVIAFLSSERASFVTGVSLPVDGGLLCTVGVALPD; this comes from the coding sequence ATGAGCTGGCCGTTGACGCTCCGAAGAACGGCCTGCCACCATGCGAGCATGGCCGAGTTCGACGGTGTGGTGGCTCTGGTTTCCGGTGGAATGAGCGGAATTGGGCGGGCCACGGTGGATCTGTTGCTCGCGCGCGGGGCCTCGGTTGCATTGTGCGGCATCGACCCGCGCGAGACGGATCGGGTCGCCGCGGAACTCGCGGGAAGGAGCGCGCTGGCCCGCACCGCGGATGTCACCCACGAGTCCGAAGTCGCCGGCCTGGTCGCAGCCACCGTGGAGCGCTTTGGCAGGTTGGACGTGGTCGTCATGGCCGCCGGCGTGCAAAGCTATGGCACGGCCGCCGATACCGACGGCGCGGATTGGGACCGCACCTTCGCGGTGAACGTCAAAGGCGCGTTTCTCGTGGTCAAGCACGCACTGCCGCACCTTCGAACCAGTGGCCGCGGCGCCATCGTGGCCGTCTCGTCGGTGCAGGCGTTCGTGTGCCAAAACGCGGTCGCCGCCTACTCGGCGACCAAGGGCGCGCTCAACGCGTTCATCCGCACGGTGGCACTCGACGAAGCTCGCCATGGTGTTCGCGCCAATGCGGTGTGCCCCGGATCGGTCGACACACCGATGCTTCGTGCAAGCGCCCGACGATTCGCCGACGGCTCTCCCCAAGGCGAGCAACGGATGATCGACCAATGGGGCTCCGCACATCCGCTGGGGCGCGTCGGCCGCCCCTCCGAGATTGCGGAGGTCATCGCCTTTCTGTCGAGCGAACGCGCCAGCTTCGTCACCGGCGTCAGCTTGCCCGTGGATGGGGGCTTGCTCTGCACCGTCGGCGTCGCATTGCCGGACTAA